A part of Macrobrachium nipponense isolate FS-2020 chromosome 26, ASM1510439v2, whole genome shotgun sequence genomic DNA contains:
- the LOC135199726 gene encoding uncharacterized protein LOC135199726 translates to MRALVILAVLGTCAASLHQAYHSPYHSSFFGLPAGGPQPKWTGPLASSVPAGVDGTITQVSETPEVSAARSAFFNAYQQQLAAVAGGSGRYGVVADVSVPIFRQEVGSRPLRHPNTVAPAYRSGAAASSASSLSSSSLSKPVVPSRIVVSNGHVQDTPEVANAKSHFFRLFGEQAAAAAAAPDDEEYFPRYPSVPQRRYYYTQFAVAVSSDTHPFSTMRTLVALAVLGMLCALPHQAYSFSGASYGRPQPRWPGPFAANLPAGVNGLITPVSDTREVSEARRVFFDAYQRQLSSVGSVGRYAVGAPAAPAASVPVPAFRPAFRPAAGTYSVGASSSSSSSSSSSSFGGHSFSRVIPSNIVVSRGHVQDTPEVAAAKSEFFALYDRQAAEAAAAPDDPVAYY, encoded by the exons ATGAGGGCTTTG GTCATATTGGCAGTCTTGGGGACTTGCGCAGCAAGTCTCCACCAGGCCTACCACAGCCCCTACCACAGCTCCTTCTTCGGACTGCCAGCAGGCGGACCCCAGCCCAAATGGACAGGCCCTCTGGCATCGTCCGTGCCTGCGGGAGTCGACGGGACGATCACCCAGGTATCTGAAACTCCCGAGGTCTCAGCCGCCCGCAGCGCCTTCTTCAACGCCTACCAGCAGCAGCTAGCAGCCGTCGCAGGAGGGAGTGGCCGTTATGGCGTCGTCGCCGACGTGTCTGTTCCCATCTTCCGTCAGGAGGTCGGGTCGAGGCCTCTTAGGCATCCTAATACGGTGGCTCCTGCGTACAGGTCTGGAGCCGCTGCGTCCTCGGCTTCGTCATTGTCCTCGTCTTCGCTTTCCAAGCCGGTCGTCCCGTCCCGCATCGTCGTGTCCAACGGACACGTCCAGGACACGCCGGAAGTCGCCAACGCCAAGTCGCACTTCTTCAGGCTCTTCGGCGAGCAGGCCGCAGCGGCTGCGGCAGCTCCCGACGACGAAGAATACTTTCCCCGGTATCCTTCCGTCCCTCAGCGACGCTACTATTA TACCCAG TTTGCTGTTGCAGTGTCCAGCGATACCCATCCTTTTAGTACAATGAGGACTTTG GTTGCTTTGGCAGTTTTGGGGATGCTGTGCGCCCTCCCCCATCAGGCCTACAGCTTCTCCGGCGCCTCTTACGGGCGGCCCCAACCTAGATGGCCCGGGCCATTCGCTGCTAACCTGCCAGCAGGCGTCAACGGCCTGATAACTCCAGTGTCAGACACCCGCGAGGTCTCCGAAGCCCGTAGAGTGTTCTTCGATGCCTACCAAAGGCAGCTGTCCTCCGTGGGCAGCGTTGGCCGTTACGCCGTGGGTGCGCCTGCTGCCCCTGCTGCCTCTGTTCCAGTGCCTGCCTTCAGGCCTGCCTTCAGGCCTGCCGCAGGAACTTACAGCGTAggggcttcctcctcctcctcctcttcctcctcttcttcatccttcgGTGGCCATTCCTTCTCCCGCGTCATTCCATCCAACATCGTCGTGTCCAGGGGCCACGTCCAGGACACTCCCGAAGTGGCAGCTGCCAAATCTGAGTTCTTCGCCCTCTACGACAGGCAGGCTGCCGAAGCTGCCGCAGCTCCTGACGATCCAGTCGCCTACTACTAA